The following coding sequences lie in one Mercenaria mercenaria strain notata chromosome 5, MADL_Memer_1, whole genome shotgun sequence genomic window:
- the LOC123561207 gene encoding uncharacterized protein LOC123561207 produces the protein MFYSILQKLDDLLAVFGFNCAVSNHEDNERMFEEENSTDEIIDDIDISVDARVEQYLATPLILTEKENGHDTFPAGDPDDPQNDLEMIQGKMRNGCDCSKYCYNNFSERKILDHVLNLREMERNEKEMYIMGTIGKVTASVRCKDGERKRTRWEYAYEEKKVCRNAFLLIFDIGKRTLEGLLKHE, from the exons ATGTTTTACTCTATATTACAGAAACTTGACGACTTATTGGCAGTTTTTGGCTTTAATTGTGCAGTTAGTAACCATGAAGACAACGAGCGTATGTTTGAGGAAGAAAATAGCACAGATGAAATCATTG ATGATATTGATATTTCTGTGGATGCTCGTGTGGAACAGTATCTGGCTACACCACTCATACTTACTGAAAAAGAGAATGGGCATGATACATTTCCAGCTGGCGATCCCGATGATCCACAAAATGATCTTGAAATGATCCAGGGTAAAATGCGGAATGGATGTGACTGTAGCAAATATTGCTACAATAACTTTAGTGAGAGAAAAATTCTAGATCACGTGCTGAATTTGAGAGAAATGGAAAGGAATGAGAAGGAAATGTATATCATGGGAACAATTGGTAAAGTAACTGCTAGTGTAAGATGTAAAGACGGTGAAAGGAAACGAACCAGGTGGGAGTATGCTTATGAGGAAAAGAAGGTATGTCGAAATGCATTTCTGTTGATATTTGACATAGGGAAAAGAACTCTTGAGGGTCTACTAAAACATGAATGA
- the LOC123559257 gene encoding uncharacterized protein LOC123559257 produces the protein MMQLPGHTRCLIDARFGRIKQLYRRSDVDTVDHAGDVVNRSSHSNEAVMYGNANWTWRQWKVFLADRFKKVPNIAKYHSFRFTADEPGVVYMKVSSTDEAEVRFVVCKTHLLEMDPSSIPPELSAGGLSSERHRYLYRHVRPLVRQPNRDCFCLPPTAME, from the exons ATGATGCAGCTACCCGGACACACACG ATGCCTAATTGATGCCAGATTTGGACGGATAAAGCAGCTGTACCGGAGGTCAGATGTCGACACCGTAGATCATGCGGGTGACGTAGTGAATAGGTCATCTCATAGCAACGAAGCAGTTATGTATGGAAACGCTAACTGGACATGGAGACAATGGAAAGTTTTTCTTGCAGACAGGTTCAAAAAAGTTCCGAACATTGCCAAATATCACAGTTTTCGCTTCACTGCAGACGAACCCGGGGTTGTTTACATGAAAGTTTCTTCGACGGACGAAGCGGAAGTGAGATTTGTCGTCTGCAAGACTCATCTTCTAGAAATGGACCCGTCTAGTATTCCACCGGAACTTTCAGCGGGAGGTCTTAGCTCAGAACGCCATCGGTATTTATATAGGCACGTTCGACCCCTTGTAAGGCAGCCGAACCGGGACTGTTTTTGTCTCCCTCCAACAGCTATGGAATGA